In one window of Scylla paramamosain isolate STU-SP2022 chromosome 36, ASM3559412v1, whole genome shotgun sequence DNA:
- the LOC135091120 gene encoding spectrin beta chain-like isoform X19, whose amino-acid sequence MERKEARKDSTSSSSSSSSSSSSSSSSSKEEIFEEAKEGKEADQEEQQYSSDRDTWRDSLNQAWMESLGEIGEKSHNVQVTNGTTGQSTAVEVTQQSSSSAGDRVLTTRVSQDSFVDYGGQILTMQVSQESFSSNGGQVSMTQASQEVSSCAGGQILTKQISQESCSSASGQVTVMQVSKEVFSSATGQVLTSQVSRESHGSASGQVSVTQDAQGSSSTPRRGLLMTQLSRESLGSAGGRVSKRQVSRESSTNSETVTSYGQQTQHIQVVSSSHKRSHRSSSSSSLDGVEGKDQIGHRRKRLSASEYSSHESDSGGSSSTPISPLSAKPPELQQIIRQSASSSGIAEETNLPPAGEEPVLSEMKFELSSWPSRSESVRKVKVMAHKPVKRSITSDPSVQHIYTGAMERHIKELKDERESVQKKTFMKWVNSHLVRVSTRIGDLYVDLRDGKQLLKLLEILSGERLPRPTKGKMRIHCLENVDKALQFLRDQRVHLENMGSHDIVDGNARLTLGLIWTIILRFQIQDITIEETENQETKSAKDALLLWCQMKTAGYHNVNIRNFTTSWRDGLAFNAIIHKHRPDLVQYEKLSRSNPIHNLNNAFTTAENKLGLTKLLDAEDIFVEQPDEKSIITYVVTYYHYFSKLKQETVQGKRIGKVVGIAMENDRMIKEYENLTSDLLKWIETTIESLNDRAFANSLTGVQTQLTQFNTYRTVEKPPKFVEKGNLEVLLFTLQSKMRANNQKPYLPKEGKMISDINKAWERLEKAEHERELALREELIRQEKLEQLAARFNRKAGMRETWLSENQRLVSQDNFGFDLAAVEAAAKKHEAIETDIFAYEERVQAVVAVAQELEAENYHDIERINARKDNVLRLWNYLLELLRLRRMRLELSLQLQQNFQEMIYILDSMEDMKVRLLSEDYGKHLMGVEDLLQKHSLLEADINVLGERVKTVIEHSQRFLDDEQVEGYRPCDPSIVLERVQQLEDAYGELVKLAVERRLRLEESRKLWQFYWDMAEEENWIKEKEQILSTSDIGHDLITVNLLLTKHKTVEEELSSHEPQLMACVKIGEELIAQQHFGSDKIQERIDEIMGMWNNLKEKSANRKKRLTDAVDLHQFYTEADDVDTWMLDILRLVSSEDTGRDEATVQSLLKKHKDVTEELKNYATTIEALHQQASELNEIDRESPDVVERLASIDRRYKELLELAKMRKQRLLDALSLYKLFTEADGVEQWIGEKERMLQTMVPAKDIEDCEIMKHRYEGFEQEMNANASRVAVVNQLARQLLHVEHPNSEDIVARQNQLNQRWAELREKAENKREELNSAHGVQTFHIECRETVLWIEDKKRVLMETADLGTDLSGIMTLQRRLSGMERDLAAIQAKLDSLEREADKISQEHPEEAELIRERVEQIRAVWDQLTQLLKERDAKLEEAGDLHRFLRDLDHFQAWLTKTMTDVASEDIPSNLAEAEKLLSQHQSIREEIDNYTEDYTKMMEYGERITAEDVTPADDAQYMFLRERLKALKDGWAELHQMWENRQQLLSQSLNLQMFLRDAKQGEVLLSQQEHYLSKDETPTNLEQAENLIKRHEAFLTTMEANDEKINGICQFAQRLLDEGHYAVDKIQKKAENIEERRQQNRERALEQMERLRDQLQVHQFLQDCEELNDWVQEKHIIAQDESYRSAKTVHSKWTRHQAFEAEIASNKDRLVRVQQAGEELVKEKPEMAEMIGPKISELNQHFEDLESTTKEKGERLFDANRQVLYEQTCDDIDTWMSDLEKQIEGGDTGMDLTSVNILMQKQHLIETQMAVKAKQVEQLESQADYLQRMDPEKTDKVKSMKAKVEAKFESLKAPLLDRNEALNKKKEAFQFRRDVEDEKLWIQEKMPQATSSEYGNSLFTVHMLKKKLQSLSTEIDNHEPRINLVCENGRKLIEAGHTDADEFHKLLEELLDDWAKLKDAMEFRRSKLMVSEKAQQYLFDASEAEVWMSEQELYMMVEDRGKDELSAQNLMKKHQSLESDVTDYAETIRQLGETARHLISEEHPDSEQISKRQSQIDKLYAGLRDLAVERRSKLDEALKLFMLNREVDDLEQWIAEREVVAGSHELGQDYDHVTMLRDRFKDFARDTETIGNERVAAVNEIADQLISAGHSDAATIAEWKDGLNESWADLLELIETRTQMLAASWELHKFFHDCKDVLSRILEKQNSISDELGRDAGSVSALQRKHQNFVQDLVMLQQQVQQIQDDSSKLQAAYAGDKAREITNREAEVVSAWLNLQGMCEDRRVKLSDTGDLFKFFNMVRTLILWMDDVIRQMNTTEKPRDVSGVELLMNNHQSLKAEVDAREDNFNVCVSLGKELLARNHYATPEIKEKLMSLSNQRINMLQRWEERWEHLQLILEVYQFARDASVAECWLMAQEPYLVSAEFGRSIDEVENLIKKHEAFEKACSAQEERFAALERLTTFELKELKRKQEEEEEERQRQEELARQAAAPPPQSPDQPTDGVDGSGEDSHLNGEEHDESREEHDESAAVLRGSAPSTPRPPSTPATPTFAAAGAGRGRPASATLPATTSPPTPASKESRRRVRSRSKSPFRSFRWKKTKTSPSEAPGSASDDESNLERAAERPSPTGDEDQLEGSLVRKHEWESTTKKASNRSWDKLFLVLRGNTLFFYKDRKSYQAAPEVYFRAEIPCDLSGGQASVADDYTKKKHVLRLRLVSGSEYLFQAKDEEELNTWVAALQVATSAEGSAGPSRSQTLPAGSEKKDEPKRRSFFTLKKK is encoded by the exons atggagagaaaggaagcaaggaaggactCAACGAGCTCCAGCAGCAGTagctccagcagcagcagcagcagcagcagcagcagtaaggaGGAGATATTTGAGGAAgccaaggaagggaaggaagcagaccaggaggagcagcagtacAGCTCAGATAGAGATACATGGAGGGATTCTCTCAACCAGGCATGGATGGAGTCCCTTGGAGAAATTGGTGAAAAGTCCCACAATGTTCAGGTCACTAATGGCACCACTGGTCAGAGCACAGCAGTGGAGGTGACCCAGCAGTCTTCCAGCAGTGCTGGCGACCGAGTGCTGACAACACGGGTCTCTCAGGATTCCTTTGTTGACTATGGTGGTCAGATCTTGACAATGCAGGTCTCCCAGGAGTCCTTCAGCAGTAATGGTGGGCAGGTCTCCATGACTCAGGCTTCTCAGGAGGTCTCTAGCTGTGCCGGTGGCCAGATCCTAACAAAGCAGATCTCTCAGGAGTCATGTAGCAGTGCCAGTGGTCAAGTCACAGTGATGCAAGTGTCAAAGGAGGTTTTTAGCAGTGCCACTGGACAAGTGTTGACCTCGCAGGTTTCTCGAGAGTCGCATGGCAGTGCCAGCGGCCAGGTGTCGGTGACACAGGACGCTCAAGGGTCCAGCAGCACTCCACGTCGTGGACTCTTGATGACACAGTTATCTCGAGAATCACTGGGCAGTGCTGGTGGTCGGGTCTCCAAAAGGCAAGTGTCCCGAGAGTCCTCCACCAACAGTGAGACAGTGACATCATATGGCCAGCAGACGCAGCACATCCAGGTGGTGTCCAGCAGCCACAAGAGGAGCCACAGGTCCTCCAGCAGCTCATCCCTAGATGGAGTGGAAGGCAAGGATCAGATAGGCCACAGAAGGAAGAGGTTGAGTGCAAGCGAGTATTCAAGTCATGAGTCTGATAGTGGTGGCTCCAGCAGCACACCTATCTCGCCTCTGAGCGCCAAACCCCCCGAGCTGCAGCAGATAATAAGGCAGTCTGCGTCGTCCTCCGGCATTGCAGAGGAGACGAACCTTCCTCCTGCAGGCGAAGAACCAGTGCTCAGTGAGATGAAGTTTGAGCTGTCAAGTTGGCCTTCCAGGAGTGAGTCAGTGCGCAAAGTTAAGGTGATGGCACACAAGCCTGTCAAGAGGTCCATCACCAGCGACCCGTCCGTGCAGCACATTTACACAGGTGCTATGGAGCGTCACATTAAAGAGCTCAAAG ATGAGCgagagagtgtgcagaagaaGACCTTCATGAAGTGGGTCAACTCGCACCTGGTCCGGGTCAGCACACGCATCGGGGACCTGTACGTTGACCTACGCGATGGCAAGCAGCTCCTCAAACTGCTGGAGATCCTGTCAGGGGAGCGGCTG CCACGACCCACcaagggaaagatgaggatCCACTGCCTGGAGAATGTGGACAAGGCTCTGCAGTTCCTGCGAGACCAGCGGGTGCACCTGGAGAACATGGGCTCCCATGACATAGTGGACGGCAATGCCCGCCTCACCCTCGGCCTCATCTGGACCATCATCCTCCGCTTCCAGATCCAGGACATCACCATTGAGGAGACAGAGAACCAGGAGACAAAGAGCGCCAAGGATGCTCTCCTCCTGTGGTGCCAGATGAAGACTGCTGGCTACCACAACGTCAACATCAGGAACTTCACCACCTCCTGGAGGGACGGTCTTGCCTTCAACGCCATCATCCACAAGCACCGTCCAGACCTGGTGCAGTATGAGAAGCTGTCACGTTCAAACCCCATCCACAACCTCAACAATGCCTTCACTACAGCTGAAAACAAACTTGGCCTCACAAAACTTTTAGATGCCGAAGATATTTTTGTTGAGCAGCCTGACGAGAAGTCCATCATCACTTATGTCGTcacctactaccactacttctccAAACTAAAGCAGGAGACTGTGCAGGGCAAGCGTATTGGCAAGGTAGTTGGCATCGCAATGGAGAATGACAGGATGATCAAGGAATATGAGAATCTGACCTCGGATCTTCTGAAGTGGATTGAGACAACAATCGAGAGCCTCAATGACCGAGCTTTTGCTAACTCCCTGACAGGAGTACAGACTCAGCTGACACAGTTCAACACCTACCGCACAGTGGAGAAGCCTCCCAAGTTTGTGGAGAAAGGTAACCTTGAAGTGCTACTCTTCACTCTGCAATCCAAGATGAGAGCCAACAACCAGAAGCCGTACCTGCCAAAGGAGGGCAAGATGATCAGCGACATCAACAAGGCCTGGGAGCGCCTGGAGAAGGCTGAGCATGAGAGGGAGCTGGCTCTGAGAGAGGAACTGATTCGCCAAGAAAAACTGGAGCAGCTGGCTGCAAGGTTCAACCGCAAGGCTGGGATGAGAGAGACTTGGCTGTCTGAGAATCAGCGCCTTGTCTCCCAGGACAACTTTGGCTTTGACCTGGCAGCTGTGGAAGCCGCCGCCAAGAAGCACGAGGCCATTGAGACAGACATCTTTGCCTATGAGGAGCGAGTGCAGGCTGTTGTTGCCGTGGCACAAGAGTTGGAGGCGGAGAACTATCATGACATTGAGCGCATCAATGCCAGGAAGGACAATGTTCTCCGATTATGGAATTACCTGCTTGAACTGCTGCGTCTCCGCCGCATGAGGCTGGAACTGTCCCTGCAGCTGCAGCAGAACTTCCAGGAGATGATTTACATCCTGGACTCCATGGAGGACATGAAGGTGCGCCTCCTGAGCGAAGACTACGGCAAACACCTCATGGGTGTGGAGGACCTGCTGCAGAAACATTCCCTCCTGGAGGCAGACATCAACGTGCTGGGTGAGCGCGTGAAGACAGTCATTGAACACTCCCAGAGGTTCCTGGATGATGAGCAGGTGGAGGGCTACCGGCCCTGTGACCCATCCATCGTGCTGGAGCGTGTGCAGCAGCTGGAGGACGCCTACGGTGAGCTGGTGAAGCTGGCCGTGGAGCGCAGGCTGCGTCTGGAGGAGTCCCGCAAGCTGTGGCAGTTCTACTGGGACATGGCAGAGGAAGAGAACTGGATCAAGGAAAAGGAACAGATTCTGTCCACCTCAGACATTGGGCATGATCTGATCACTGTCAACTTGCTACTCACCAAGCACAAGACTGTGGAAGAGGAGCTTTCTTCTCATGAGCCACAGCTTATGGCTTGTGTCAAGATTGGAGAAGAACTCATTGCACAGCAGCACTTTGGTTCTGACAAGATTCAGGAGAGAATTGATGAAATTATGGGCATGTGGAACAACCTTAAGGAGAAGTCAGCCAACCGCAAGAAGCGGCTGACAGATGCCGTGGACCTGCACCAGTTCTACACTGAGGCTGATGACGTGGACACCTGGATGCTGGATATCCTGCGCCTGGTCTCCAGCGAGGACACCGGCAGGGATGAGGCTACCGTTCAGTCTCTCCTCAAGAAACACAAGGACGTCACAGAAGAGTTGAAGAATTATGCCACAACCATTGAGGCTCTTCACCAGCAGGCCTCAGAACTCAATGAAATTGACAGGGAATCACCTGATGTGGTTGAGAGGCTTGCTTCCATTGACAGAAGGTACAAGGAACTGTTAGAACTGGCTAAGATGAGGAAGCAGAGGCTGCTTGATGCTCTGTCACTGTACAAGCTGTTCACTGAGGCTGATGGAGTGGAGCAATGGATTGGGGAGAAGGAGCGCATGCTGCAGACCATGGTGCCAGCCAAGGACATTGAGGACTGTGAGATTATGAAGCACAGATATGAAGGATTTGAACAAGAAATGAATGCCAATGCAAGCCGTGTGGCCGTGGTGAACCAACTTGCTCGCCAGCTGCTGCACGTGGAACATCCAAATTCAGAAGACATCGTTGCCCGCCAGAACCAGCTGAACCAGAGGTGGGCAGAGCTCAGAGAAAAGGCTGAGAACAAGCGTGAAGAACTCAACTCTGCCCACGGTGTTCAGACATTCCACATTGAATGCAGAGAAACAGTTCTGTGGATTGAGGACAAGAAGAGAGTCCTGATGGAGACTGCTGATCTGGGAACTGACCTGAGCGGCATCATGACCCTGCAGCGTCGCCTGTCTGGCATGGAGCGTGACCTTGCTGCTATCCAGGCCAAGCTGGACTCTCTGGAAAGGGAAGCCGATAAGATCAGCCAGGAGCATCCCGAGGAGGCTGAACTCATCCGTGAGCGCGTCGAACAGATCCGTGCCGTGTGGGACCAGCTGACACAGCTGCTGAAGGAGCGTGATGCCAAGCTGGAGGAGGCTGGCGACCTCCACCGCTTCCTGCGCGACCTTGACCACTTCCAGGCCTGGTTGACCAAGACCATGACTGATGTGGCTTCAGAAGATATTCCATCTAACCTTGCAGAAGCAGAGAAGCTGCTGAGCCAGCACCAGTCTATCCGAGAGGAGATTGACAACTACACAGAAGATTACACAAAGATGATGGAGTATGGTGAGCGCATCACTGCAGAAGATGTCACTCCAGCAGACGATGCCCAGTATATGTTCCTGAGGGAGCGTCTCAAGGCCCTGAAGGATGGCTGGGCCGAGCTTCACCAGATGTGGGAGAACAGACAGCAGCTCTTATCTCAGTCTCTCAACTTGCAAATGTTCTTGCGAGATGCCAAGCAGGGAGAGGTGCTCCTAAGTCAGCAAGAACACTACCTGAGCAAGGATGAGACTCCTACCAACCTTGAACAGGCAGAAAACCTTATTAAGAGACATGAAGCCTTCCTCACCACCATGGAGGCAAATGATGAGAAAATCAATGGAATTTGTCAGTTTGCACAGAGGCTGCTAGATGAGGGACACTATGCTGTCGACAAGATCCAGAAGAAGGCAGAGAACATTGAGGAGAGGCGGCAGCAGAACAGAGAACGGGCCTTGGAGCAAATGGAACGATTACGGGACCAACTGCAGGTGCACCAGTTCCTGCAGGACTGTGAGGAACTCAATGACTGGGTGCAGGAGAAACACATCATTGCGCAGGACGAGAGCTACCGCTCAGCCAAGACTGTTCACAGCAAGTGGACTCGTCATCAGGCATTTGAAGCAGAGATTGCAAGCAACAAAGACAGGCTTGTCAGAGTGCAGCAGGCCGGAGAAGAATTGGTCAAGGAGAAACCAGAAATGGCTGAGATGATTGGACCAAAGATTTCAGAGCTAAATCAACACTTCGAAGACCTCGAAAGCACGACAAAGGAGAAGGGCGAACGACTCTTCGATGCCAACAGGCAAGTTCTGTACGAACAAACATGCGATGATATCGACACCTGGATGAGTGACCTCGAGAAACAGATTGAGGGTGGAGACACAGGCATGGACTTGACCTCTGTAAATATTTTGATGCAGAAGCAACATTTGATTGAAACACAAATGGCAGTCAAGGCCAAACAGGTAGAACAGCTCGAGAGTCAGGCAGATTACCTGCAGCGTATGGATCCAGAAAAGACAGATAAGGTCAAGTCAATGAAGGCCAAGGTGGAAGCCAAGTTCGAGTCCCTGAAGGCACCTCTTCTTGACCGAAATGAAGCcctgaataagaagaaagaggctTTCCAGTTCAGGCGAGATGTGGAGGATGAGAAGCTCTGGATCCAGGAGAAGATGCCTCAAGCCACCAGCTCTGAGTACGGCAACTCCCTCTTCACCGTCCACATGCTGAAGAAGAAGCTGCAGAGTCTGAGCACAGAGATTGACAACCATGAGCCCAGGATCAACCTTGTGTGCGAGAATGGACGCAAGCTTATCGAGGCTGGACACACAGACGCCGATGAATTCCACAAGCTGCTGGAGGAGCTGCTGGATGACTGGGCGAAGCTGAAGGACGCCATGGAATTCCGACGATCCAAACTCATGGTGTCTGAGAAGGCCCAGCAGTACCTCTTTGACGCCAGCGAGGCCGAGGTCTGGATGAGTGAGCAGGAGCTGTACATGATGGTGGAGGACAGAGGCAAGGATGAACTTTCTGCCCAGAACCTGATGAAGAAGCACCAGAGCCTCGAGAGTGATGTCACTGACTATGCTGAGACCATCCGACAGCTGGGCGAGACAGCCAGACACCTCATCAGTGAAGAGCACCCTGACAG TGAACAGATCAGCAAAAGACAGTCCCAGATTGACAAGCTGTACGCTGGCCTGCGGGATCTTGCCGTGGAGCGACGCAGCAAACTGGACGAGGCACTGAAGCTCTTCATGCTGAACCGAGAAGTGGACGACCTGGAACAATGGATTGCCGAGAGGGAGGTCGTGGCTGGGTCTCATGAACTTGGCCAGGACTACGACCACGTTACG ATGCTTCGAGACAGATTTAAGGACTTTGCCAGAGACACAGAGACCATTGGCAATGAGCGGGTTGCAGCTGTTAACGAGATTGCTGACCAGCTCATCTCTGCTGGCCACTCTGATGCGGCCACCATCGCTGAGTGGAAGGATGGCCTCAACGAGTCATGGGCTGACTTGCTGGAGCTCATTGAGACGCGCACACAGATGCTTGCTGCCTCATGGGAGCTGCACAAGTTCTTCCATGACTGCAAGGATGTGTTGAGTCGCATTCTTGAGAAGCAGAACAGCATTTCAGACGAGCTTGGCCGTGATGCTGGCTCAGTGTCGGCCCTGCAGAGGAAACACCAGAACTTTGTCCAAGATTTGGTTATGCTTCAGCAGCAG GTGCAACAAATTCAGGATGATTCTTCTAAACTGCAAGCTGCATATGCGGGTGACAAAGCTCGAGAAATCACAAACCGAGAGGCAGAAGTTGTGTCTGCCTGGCTGAACTTGCAGGGCATGTGTGAGGATCGCAGAGTTAAGCTCAGTGACACAGGTGATCTGTTCAAGTTCTTCAACATGGTGCGCACACTCATACTGTGGATGGATGATGTTATCAGACAGATGAACACTACCGAAAAACCAAG GGATGTGAGTGGTGTAGAATTGCTGATGAACAACCACCAGAGTCTGAAGGCAGAAGTGGACGCCCGGGAGGACAacttcaatgtgtgtgtgtctcttggGAAGGAGCTGCTTGCCCGCAACCATTACGCCACGCCGGAGATCAAGGAGAAGCTCATGTCCCTCAGCAACCAGCGCATCAACATGCTGCAGCGCTGGGAGGAGCGATGGGAGCACTTACAGCTCA TTTTGGAGGTGTACCAGTTTGCTCGTGACGCTTCAGTGGCAGAGTGTTGGCTCATGGCACAGGAACCTTATCTTGTATCAGCTGAATTTGGT AGATCAATTGATGAGGTTGAGAACCTGATCAAAAAGCATGAGGCATTTGAGAAAGCTTGTTCGGCCCAGGAGGAACGGTTTGCTGCCCTGGAGCGGCTGACCACG TTTGAGTTGAAAGaactaaagagaaaacaagaagaggaggaggaagaacggcAGCGACAAGAGGAGCTAGCAAGACAGGCAGCTGCTCCCCCACCACAGTCCCCCGACCAACCCACGGACGG AGTCGATGGTTCAGGAGAAGATTCCCACTTGAATGGAGAGGAGCATGATGAATCACGAGAAG AGCATGATGAGAGCGCAGCTGTTCTTCGGGGTAGTGCACCCAGCACCCCACGTCCCCCATCCACCCCCGCCACACCCACCTTCGCCGCCGCTGGGGCCGGGCGAGGGCGGCCGGCATCTGCCACCCTCCCTGCCACCACCTCGC CCCCTACTCCTGCTAGCAAGGAGTCGCGACGGAGGGTGCGTTCTAGATCCAAGTCTCCATTCCGCTCTTTCCGCTGGAAGAAAACCAAGACTTCTCCATCCGAAGCACCGGGTAGTGCATCTGACGATGAATCGAACCTGGAAAGGGCAGCag AGAGACCAAGCCCAACCGGTGACGAGGACCAGCTGGAAGGTAGTCTGGTGCGCAAACATGAGTGGGAGTCGACCACAAAGAAAGCGTCCAACAG GTCGTGGGACAAGCTGTTCCTGGTTCTGCGAGGCAACACACTCTTCTTCTACAAGGACCGTAAGAGTTACCAGGCCGCCCCAGAGGTCTACTTCAGGGCTGAGATTCCCTGCGACCTCTCTGGGGGACAGGCCTCCGTGGCTGATGACTACACCAAGAAAAAGCATGTGCTGCGCCTGAG ATTGGTTAGTGGCTCTGAGTATTTGTTCCAAGCCAAAGATGAAGAGGAGCTGAACACATGGGTGGCTGCCCTTCAGGTGGCCACATCCGCTGAGGGTTCTGCTGGCCCATCCCGCTCCCAGACACTGCCGGCCGGCTCCGAGAAGAAGGACGAACCCAAGCGACGTAGTTTCTTCACCCTCAAGAAGAAATAA